Proteins co-encoded in one Rudaeicoccus suwonensis genomic window:
- a CDS encoding ATP-dependent DNA helicase RecG, whose protein sequence is MPVTWDTSLKTVLGAPATKLDKQRGLRTVGDLLEFLPRRYLDASKSGLLADFAPEEQAVLVATVVSAQTRPMRQRRGRMLTAVIEDDDGQHATLVFFSAWGHEERLLPGNRGVFRGKLQRYKNSWQLAHPEYTIIEGDTDPIYRGGLIPHYLEIKGVSDMQLTQSLRLVLDQVELPDPVPAGIRAAHRLVDLATAYRLIHLPGDATDWGRGKRRLRYDEALVVGTVLAQRRAEADALEATPRTTMEGRLLAAFDRQLPFELTEGQRLVGQQIAADMARARPMHRLLQGEVGSGKTIVAVRAMLAAIDAGAQTALLAPTEVLAQQHYRSIRAMLGDLADAGMLGGAEHATQVALLTGSMTRRQREKVLLDIATGPVGIVIGTHALIQEQVMFADLGLVVIDEQHRFGVEQRDALRAKAIRPPHVLVMTATPIPRTIAMTVFGDMDTSALTELPRGRRPITTHVVPGARPDWMARTWARVAEEVRAGHQAYVVCPRIGDPSDAGADAGEDDDLLAEVYNGRATEDETGAASVDTADAEAGAEQPRELLGVYQQLERMSAEPALAGLRIAMLHGRMPAEDKEATMQSFGRGDIDILVSTTVIEVGVDVPNATVMVVMDADRFGISQLHQLRGRIGRGDAASLCLLVSETDNADSLARLEAVASSTNGFELADLDLSLRREGDVLGASQSGFRSGLRLLRLTNKADVQLIEEARADATAIVTDDPQLRDHPALARLVAARVDEQQAAFLERG, encoded by the coding sequence ATGCCGGTCACGTGGGACACCTCGCTCAAGACCGTGCTGGGAGCGCCGGCGACCAAGCTCGACAAACAGCGCGGCCTGCGCACGGTCGGCGACCTGCTGGAGTTCCTGCCGCGGCGCTATCTCGACGCGAGCAAGAGCGGTTTACTCGCCGATTTCGCGCCGGAGGAACAGGCGGTCCTGGTCGCGACCGTCGTCTCGGCGCAGACCAGGCCGATGCGGCAACGACGCGGACGGATGCTGACCGCGGTGATCGAGGACGACGACGGACAGCACGCGACACTGGTGTTCTTCAGCGCCTGGGGCCATGAGGAGCGCCTGCTGCCGGGCAACCGTGGTGTTTTTCGCGGCAAGCTGCAGAGGTACAAGAACTCCTGGCAGCTGGCGCATCCGGAATACACGATCATCGAGGGCGACACCGATCCGATCTACCGTGGCGGACTCATCCCGCACTACCTCGAGATCAAGGGCGTCAGTGACATGCAGCTGACGCAGTCGCTGCGCCTGGTGCTCGACCAGGTCGAGTTGCCCGACCCCGTGCCCGCCGGCATCCGTGCCGCCCACCGGCTGGTGGACCTGGCGACGGCATACCGGTTGATCCATCTGCCGGGCGACGCGACCGACTGGGGCCGCGGCAAAAGGCGGCTGCGGTATGACGAAGCTCTCGTCGTCGGCACGGTCCTGGCTCAGCGGCGGGCCGAGGCCGACGCACTTGAGGCGACTCCGCGCACCACGATGGAGGGCCGTCTGCTGGCAGCCTTCGACCGGCAGTTGCCCTTCGAACTGACGGAGGGTCAACGCCTGGTGGGGCAGCAGATCGCCGCAGACATGGCCAGGGCGCGACCGATGCACCGGCTGCTGCAGGGCGAGGTCGGGTCGGGCAAGACGATCGTGGCGGTCCGCGCGATGCTCGCGGCGATCGATGCCGGCGCGCAGACCGCGCTGCTCGCGCCGACCGAGGTGCTCGCCCAACAGCACTACCGCTCCATCCGGGCGATGCTGGGCGACCTGGCCGATGCCGGGATGCTGGGCGGTGCCGAGCATGCAACCCAGGTCGCGCTGCTCACCGGCTCGATGACCCGCCGCCAGCGCGAGAAGGTGCTTCTCGACATCGCCACCGGCCCGGTGGGCATCGTCATCGGCACGCACGCGCTGATCCAGGAGCAGGTGATGTTCGCCGATCTCGGTCTGGTCGTGATCGACGAACAGCACCGTTTCGGTGTCGAGCAGCGGGATGCGTTGCGTGCCAAGGCAATTCGGCCGCCACACGTGCTGGTCATGACGGCGACGCCGATCCCGCGGACCATCGCCATGACGGTCTTCGGCGACATGGACACCTCGGCCCTCACCGAACTGCCGCGCGGGCGCCGGCCGATCACCACCCATGTCGTCCCAGGTGCTCGCCCCGACTGGATGGCGCGCACCTGGGCGCGGGTCGCCGAAGAGGTGCGAGCCGGCCACCAGGCGTATGTCGTGTGCCCTCGTATCGGTGACCCGTCCGATGCCGGGGCGGATGCGGGCGAGGACGACGACCTGCTCGCGGAGGTCTATAACGGTCGAGCGACTGAAGACGAAACCGGGGCCGCCTCCGTCGACACCGCGGACGCCGAAGCCGGCGCGGAGCAGCCGCGTGAACTCCTCGGCGTCTACCAGCAACTGGAGCGTATGTCGGCCGAGCCGGCGCTTGCCGGGTTGCGCATCGCGATGCTGCACGGGCGGATGCCTGCCGAGGACAAAGAAGCCACGATGCAGTCCTTCGGCCGGGGCGACATCGACATACTCGTCTCGACGACGGTGATCGAGGTGGGTGTCGACGTGCCCAACGCGACCGTCATGGTGGTGATGGATGCCGACCGATTCGGCATCTCGCAGTTGCACCAGCTGCGCGGGCGCATCGGGCGTGGTGACGCGGCGAGCTTGTGTCTGCTGGTGAGCGAGACCGACAACGCCGACTCCCTGGCCCGGCTGGAGGCGGTCGCTTCGTCGACGAACGGTTTCGAGCTCGCCGACCTCGACCTGAGTCTGCGACGGGAGGGGGACGTGCTCGGTGCTTCGCAGAGCGGCTTCCGATCCGGGTTGAGGCTGCTGCGCCTGACCAACAAGGCCGATGTGCAACTCATCGAAGAGGCGCGCGCCGACGCGACCGCCATCGTCACCGATGATCCACAGTTGCGCGATCACCCGGCCCTGGCCCGCCTCGTCGCGGCGCGGGTGGACGAGCAGCAGGCCGCCTTCCTGGAACGCGGATGA
- the rsmD gene encoding 16S rRNA (guanine(966)-N(2))-methyltransferase RsmD — protein MTRIIAGVAGGRRLATPPGSGTRPTSDRVREAVFGRLEHLDVLAGAHVIDLYAGSGALGLEAASRGADSVLLVESDRRAAGVIARNATALELPGVQVRAETVERVVAAPLRPALDLVFADPPYDVTDETVAAVLQSLVDTSSLAPDAVLVVERSTRSPEPVWPADVELIGPRRYGETTCWFAEFVPDGEIA, from the coding sequence ATGACGCGCATCATCGCCGGAGTGGCCGGTGGCCGCCGACTCGCGACCCCGCCCGGCAGCGGCACCCGACCGACGTCCGACCGCGTGCGTGAGGCGGTCTTCGGCCGACTCGAACACCTCGACGTGCTCGCCGGGGCGCACGTCATCGACCTGTATGCCGGATCCGGAGCGCTCGGTCTCGAGGCGGCCTCCCGCGGTGCGGACTCGGTGCTGCTGGTCGAGTCCGACCGGCGGGCGGCGGGAGTCATCGCGCGCAACGCCACTGCGCTGGAGTTGCCAGGCGTGCAGGTGCGCGCCGAGACCGTCGAGCGCGTCGTCGCGGCACCCCTGCGGCCGGCGCTGGACCTGGTGTTCGCCGACCCGCCATACGATGTCACCGACGAGACGGTTGCGGCGGTGCTGCAATCACTGGTCGACACCTCGTCCCTGGCGCCCGACGCGGTGCTGGTCGTCGAACGCTCCACCCGATCACCGGAGCCCGTCTGGCCGGCAGACGTCGAACTCATCGGCCCGCGCAGGTATGGCGAGACGACCTGCTGGTTCGCCGAATTCGTGCCGGACGGCGAGATCGCGTGA
- the coaD gene encoding pantetheine-phosphate adenylyltransferase, with the protein MSGDPRRCVCPGSYDPITNGHLDVITRASRLYDEVVVAVLHNPAKQGTFTPAERVDLIERSCSQLPNVRAQAYGDRLIVDVCREVGAAVLVKGIRDATDIGYEWPMALMNRQMADIETLMLPGDPRFGHYSSSLIRLIAGHGADVAEMVPPPVLQPLLERVRS; encoded by the coding sequence ATGAGCGGCGATCCCCGCCGGTGCGTCTGCCCCGGTTCGTACGACCCCATCACCAACGGTCACCTCGACGTCATCACCCGGGCGAGCCGGCTGTATGACGAGGTCGTGGTCGCGGTGCTGCACAATCCCGCCAAACAAGGGACGTTCACTCCCGCCGAACGGGTCGACCTCATCGAACGGTCCTGCAGCCAGCTGCCCAATGTGCGCGCACAGGCGTATGGCGACCGGCTCATCGTCGACGTGTGCCGCGAGGTCGGTGCCGCAGTGCTGGTCAAGGGGATCCGCGATGCCACCGACATCGGCTACGAGTGGCCGATGGCGCTGATGAACCGGCAGATGGCCGACATCGAGACGCTCATGCTGCCGGGGGATCCGCGCTTCGGGCACTACTCGAGTTCACTGATCCGGTTGATCGCCGGGCATGGCGCCGACGTCGCCGAGATGGTGCCGCCGCCGGTGCTGCAGCCACTGCTGGAGCGGGTGCGCAGCTGA
- a CDS encoding YceD family protein codes for MMNTDPRRPLVLDTRELGRRPGLMLERELEAAAPQDFGTDVIAVPQGRPLWLDLRLESVMEGVLISGSVRATATGACVRCLEPVEEPFDVDFQELFAYADRAAHHHEVASEDEEDVHELDGDLADLEPVLRDAVVPTLPFQPVCRVDCPGLCSECGARLADDPSHHHEVIDPRWSALAGMASTDDTDTDERRN; via the coding sequence ATGATGAACACTGATCCTCGCCGCCCGTTAGTCCTGGACACCAGGGAACTCGGTCGGCGACCCGGTTTGATGTTGGAACGGGAACTCGAAGCTGCAGCACCCCAGGATTTCGGCACCGATGTGATCGCAGTGCCGCAGGGCCGGCCCCTGTGGCTCGACCTGCGACTGGAGTCGGTGATGGAAGGGGTGCTGATCTCGGGCTCGGTTCGGGCTACGGCGACCGGTGCCTGCGTGCGGTGCCTGGAACCCGTCGAAGAACCCTTCGACGTGGATTTTCAGGAACTGTTCGCCTACGCCGATCGGGCAGCTCACCACCACGAGGTGGCGAGTGAGGACGAAGAAGACGTGCACGAGCTGGACGGCGACCTCGCCGATCTTGAGCCCGTGCTGCGGGACGCAGTGGTGCCCACCCTGCCGTTCCAGCCGGTGTGTCGGGTGGACTGCCCCGGGTTGTGCTCCGAATGCGGAGCCCGCCTGGCAGACGACCCGTCGCACCACCATGAAGTGATCGACCCCCGGTGGTCGGCGCTGGCCGGTATGGCGAGCACCGATGACACCGATACCGACGAGAGAAGGAACTGA
- the rpmF gene encoding 50S ribosomal protein L32, giving the protein MAVPKRKTSRSNTRSRRANWKATPVALATCPACDAPKQSHLACPSCGTYKDRHYSAAERTEHQG; this is encoded by the coding sequence GTGGCTGTCCCGAAGCGGAAGACGTCGCGCTCCAACACGCGCTCGCGCCGTGCGAACTGGAAGGCCACGCCTGTTGCGCTGGCCACCTGCCCGGCGTGTGACGCGCCGAAGCAGTCGCACCTGGCGTGCCCGTCCTGCGGCACCTACAAGGACCGCCACTACAGCGCGGCGGAGCGCACCGAGCACCAGGGCTGA
- the rnc gene encoding ribonuclease III: MSSSRRSRRDAEQRPVADLAQILQQQSGTVIDESLLSRALTHRSYAYENGGIPHNERQEFLGDSVLGVVVTDHLYHQHPDLAEGQLAKFRAAIVNSRALAGVARELDLGSFVMLGRGETTTGGRGKDSILADTMEAVIGTVYLCGGIPAATALIHNVMDPVIAAAAELGAGLDWKTSLQELTSTMALGVPSYQIEESGPDHDKSFSARVIVGEQELGSGSGRNKKAAEQQAAEVAWRALKSRADAAGA; this comes from the coding sequence GTGAGCTCCTCCCGACGTTCGCGTCGTGACGCCGAGCAGCGACCCGTCGCCGATCTTGCCCAGATCCTGCAGCAGCAGTCCGGGACGGTCATCGACGAGTCGCTGCTTTCGCGTGCCCTGACGCACCGTTCCTACGCCTACGAGAACGGTGGCATCCCGCACAACGAGCGCCAGGAGTTCCTGGGTGACTCGGTGCTGGGTGTGGTTGTCACCGACCACCTCTACCACCAGCACCCGGACCTCGCCGAGGGTCAACTGGCCAAGTTCCGGGCTGCCATCGTCAACTCTCGCGCCCTCGCCGGTGTCGCGCGAGAACTCGACCTCGGCAGCTTCGTCATGCTCGGTCGGGGCGAGACCACGACCGGTGGTCGTGGCAAGGACTCCATCCTGGCCGACACGATGGAAGCCGTCATCGGCACGGTCTACCTGTGCGGCGGCATCCCCGCGGCGACAGCGCTGATCCACAACGTGATGGACCCGGTCATCGCCGCCGCCGCTGAGCTCGGCGCCGGCCTCGACTGGAAGACCTCGCTGCAGGAGCTCACGTCGACGATGGCGCTGGGTGTGCCCAGCTATCAGATCGAGGAGTCCGGGCCCGATCACGACAAGAGCTTCTCGGCCCGCGTGATCGTGGGCGAGCAGGAGCTCGGCTCCGGCAGCGGCCGCAACAAGAAGGCCGCCGAGCAGCAGGCCGCGGAGGTCGCCTGGCGCGCACTCAAGTCGCGCGCCGATGCAGCCGGTGCCTGA
- the mutM gene encoding bifunctional DNA-formamidopyrimidine glycosylase/DNA-(apurinic or apyrimidinic site) lyase — MPELPEVEVVRRGVAAHVVGRRFGAVELYGERVARRHESGPADLAARLAQREVLAAGRRGKYLWLVLDGDEALVIHLGMSGQLLVESAELPREKHAHAIFELPGEMQLRFVDQRTFGGLQLVELVADRFGDSMVPAVITHIAPDPLEDAFDQPAVVRAMRKRHTALKRALLDQSLVSGIGNIYADEALWRTPVHGERFTDRLTARIIAETLDHAAEVMREALGQGGTSFDALYVNVNGASGYFDRSLNAYGQQGRPCRRCGTLMVREAFMNRSSHSCPHCQPRPRR; from the coding sequence GTGCCTGAGCTTCCCGAAGTCGAGGTCGTCCGCAGAGGCGTCGCCGCCCATGTCGTCGGTCGCCGGTTCGGGGCCGTCGAGTTGTATGGCGAGCGGGTCGCCCGCCGCCACGAGTCCGGTCCCGCCGACCTGGCCGCACGCCTCGCGCAGCGGGAGGTGCTCGCCGCGGGGCGCCGTGGCAAATACCTGTGGCTGGTGCTGGACGGTGACGAGGCGCTCGTCATACATCTCGGCATGAGCGGGCAACTGCTCGTCGAATCCGCCGAACTGCCAAGGGAAAAGCACGCCCATGCGATCTTCGAACTTCCCGGCGAGATGCAGCTGCGATTCGTGGATCAGCGCACCTTCGGCGGTCTGCAACTGGTGGAACTGGTGGCCGATCGCTTCGGAGACAGCATGGTGCCGGCGGTGATCACCCATATCGCGCCCGATCCGTTGGAGGACGCCTTCGATCAACCGGCGGTGGTGCGCGCGATGCGCAAGCGGCATACAGCGCTCAAACGGGCGCTGCTCGACCAGTCGCTGGTCTCGGGGATCGGCAACATCTACGCCGACGAGGCGTTGTGGCGGACGCCGGTGCACGGCGAGCGATTCACCGACCGGCTGACCGCGCGGATCATCGCCGAGACGCTCGACCATGCGGCCGAGGTGATGCGTGAAGCGCTCGGGCAAGGCGGCACGAGTTTCGATGCGCTCTATGTGAACGTCAATGGTGCGAGTGGCTACTTCGACCGGTCGCTGAACGCCTATGGCCAGCAGGGTCGGCCGTGCCGCCGGTGCGGCACGCTCATGGTGCGGGAAGCCTTCATGAATCGCTCCTCACACAGTTGCCCGCACTGCCAGCCGCGACCGCGTCGGTAG
- a CDS encoding M3 family metallopeptidase, with the protein MAAVTHALLVAECSDAFDMGRLLNRAAGRRPEDQPHSQLTAALGLVVVTDLKAQTLPAADETLTWVEETCGGYLTQARGLADALRADPPTEPLAVLRAWNDIQVLLGNAAAIAGLYSSVDPAAQVRDAADAAMQPLDAFGTELGMDAKLFEIISAVDASALDADAQRLLERTLRDFRRSGVDRDDVTRARLAELAEAELKASQEHNKNIREGVRSIHVTPDALAGMPQDWLDAHPADADGLVTVTTDYPDSIPLVTFCSDHGTRRVLTRERLNVAWPANDAVLQRLLALRAEHAKLLGYDSWADYDAEVKMIGSASAIGEFIDKICDAATDSALRDKQVLLDRLRRDVPDATDIDSPDLSYYSELVRKEDYSVDAQLVRTYFDFTKVRQGLLDVTGRLFGLRFRAAHVVTWHEDVAAYDVLRDDVVIGRIYLDLHPREGKYKHAAQFDLRSGVRGRQLPEGVLVCNFSRGLMEHSDVVTLFHEFGHLIHHVLGGDQEWVRFSGVATEWDFVEAPSQMLEEWAWDADVLATFAINADGETIPADLVERMRRADDFGKGFQARTQMFYAALSLQIHLESHDDLTDVVRELQGRYSVFPYVEDTHFHCAFGHLDGYSSGYYTYMWSLVIAKDMFSAFDDADLFAPAVAERYRDCVLVQGGRKDAADLVADFLGRSYTFDAYARWLAE; encoded by the coding sequence GTGGCCGCAGTTACCCATGCGCTGCTCGTGGCGGAGTGCTCCGACGCCTTCGACATGGGCCGACTCTTGAACCGTGCGGCTGGTCGTCGACCCGAGGATCAGCCGCACTCGCAGCTGACCGCTGCATTAGGTTTGGTGGTCGTGACCGACCTCAAAGCACAGACCCTGCCCGCAGCCGACGAAACACTGACGTGGGTGGAGGAGACCTGCGGCGGTTATCTGACCCAGGCCCGCGGGCTCGCGGATGCGTTGCGCGCCGATCCGCCGACCGAGCCGTTGGCGGTGCTGCGGGCGTGGAACGACATCCAGGTGCTGCTCGGCAACGCTGCCGCCATCGCCGGGTTGTACTCCTCGGTCGATCCGGCTGCGCAGGTGCGGGATGCAGCCGACGCGGCGATGCAGCCGCTGGACGCCTTCGGCACCGAACTCGGCATGGACGCAAAGCTTTTCGAGATCATCAGCGCGGTTGACGCGAGCGCGCTGGACGCCGATGCTCAGCGCTTGTTGGAGCGCACACTGCGCGACTTCCGCCGCAGCGGAGTCGATCGTGACGACGTGACCCGCGCCCGGCTCGCCGAGTTGGCTGAGGCGGAACTGAAGGCATCCCAGGAGCACAACAAGAACATCCGCGAGGGCGTGCGCAGCATCCACGTCACCCCGGACGCCCTGGCCGGTATGCCGCAGGACTGGCTCGACGCTCACCCTGCCGATGCGGACGGCCTCGTGACCGTGACCACCGACTACCCGGACTCGATCCCGCTGGTGACCTTCTGCAGCGACCACGGCACCCGGCGGGTGCTCACCCGCGAACGACTCAACGTCGCGTGGCCGGCGAACGACGCAGTGCTGCAGCGGCTGCTGGCGTTGCGCGCGGAACACGCCAAGTTGCTCGGCTACGACAGTTGGGCCGACTACGACGCCGAGGTCAAGATGATCGGATCCGCCTCTGCCATCGGCGAATTCATCGACAAGATCTGTGACGCGGCGACCGACAGTGCGCTGCGCGACAAGCAGGTGCTGCTCGACCGGTTGCGGCGCGACGTGCCCGACGCGACCGACATCGACTCACCCGACCTGAGCTACTACTCCGAGCTGGTGCGCAAGGAGGACTACTCGGTCGACGCGCAGCTCGTGCGCACGTACTTCGACTTCACCAAGGTGCGGCAGGGACTGCTGGATGTCACCGGCCGGCTGTTCGGGCTCCGCTTCCGCGCCGCCCATGTTGTCACCTGGCATGAGGACGTTGCGGCATACGACGTGCTTCGGGACGACGTCGTCATCGGCCGCATCTACCTCGACCTGCATCCGCGCGAGGGCAAGTACAAGCACGCCGCGCAGTTCGATCTGCGCTCCGGCGTGCGCGGCCGCCAGTTGCCCGAAGGCGTGCTGGTCTGCAACTTCAGCCGCGGTCTCATGGAGCATTCGGACGTGGTGACGTTGTTCCACGAGTTCGGCCACCTGATCCACCATGTGCTGGGCGGTGACCAGGAGTGGGTGCGCTTCTCGGGGGTCGCCACCGAGTGGGATTTCGTCGAGGCGCCCAGCCAGATGCTGGAGGAATGGGCCTGGGACGCCGATGTGTTGGCGACCTTCGCGATCAATGCGGACGGCGAGACGATTCCCGCGGATCTGGTCGAGCGGATGCGTCGGGCGGACGACTTCGGCAAGGGATTTCAGGCGCGGACCCAGATGTTCTATGCCGCGCTGTCACTGCAGATCCACCTCGAATCACACGACGACCTGACCGATGTCGTGCGCGAGCTGCAGGGGCGCTACTCGGTCTTCCCGTATGTCGAGGACACCCATTTCCATTGCGCCTTCGGGCATTTGGACGGTTACAGCTCCGGCTACTACACCTACATGTGGTCGCTCGTGATCGCCAAGGACATGTTCAGCGCCTTTGACGACGCCGACCTGTTCGCGCCGGCCGTGGCGGAGCGCTATCGCGACTGCGTGCTGGTGCAGGGCGGGCGCAAGGATGCCGCGGATCTCGTCGCGGACTTCCTGGGGCGTAGCTACACCTTCGACGCCTACGCCCGCTGGCTCGCCGAGTGA
- a CDS encoding alpha-galactosidase codes for MQFPTRHDGSCGTTLLLDDSDRSKLPVVRAVNAVGLDDSAAALAALRPGCALLQEHSAPTFLRPGLSGHRLSGADGAGGSWSTKFETTDVTYDDAVLRISARDDLAGLAVETTVEALTGGALRIRHRLTNEGAAAYVLDALEVSLPLPDDHVELLDFTGRHERERSPQRHPLADGVWLRESRTGRAGLDSPSMIVAGTAGFGFGHGDVIALAVGAVGNGTMSVARSAAEAARISGGELLLPGEIVLKQGESYETPWVFVVAADDGLDGAAAALHRWQRSLPAHPGIQPVTLNVWEAVYFDHDLPRLKELANRAARVGVERFVLDDGWFHARRDATAGLGDWWVDPDVWPQGLTPLIDHVHALGMQFGLWFEPEMVNPDSDYFRAHPDWVLSAKGRLPVLKRNQFVADLSNPQAWQHIHDSIDAVLQTYDVDYVKWDHNRELLEAGSPARDGAPVAHRQAAAYLALLDALRQRHSGIAWESCASGGGRIDLGTVEHVQRFWTSDMTDALSRQQIQRWAGQLIAPEYLGAHISSPTSHQTGRTLSLDFRAATALFGSFGIEWDLTLASEEDLDRLASWCAIYREHRELLQSGTAVRLDCAEPTVIAHGVVGADGRDAIIAVVQLDEAASNRGVTLRIPRLQDELTYRGEWLGPVDLKPVSHTVGLPEGGPFADAQATGAALSQVGVWLPRRRPETITLLRLRA; via the coding sequence ATGCAGTTCCCCACCCGCCACGACGGCAGCTGCGGCACCACGCTGCTGCTCGACGACTCCGACCGCTCGAAGCTGCCGGTGGTGCGAGCCGTCAACGCCGTCGGACTCGACGACTCCGCGGCCGCATTGGCCGCACTGCGTCCGGGATGTGCTCTGCTGCAAGAGCATTCGGCGCCGACCTTTCTACGACCCGGTCTGTCAGGACACCGGCTCTCCGGCGCCGATGGTGCCGGCGGCTCGTGGAGCACGAAGTTCGAAACCACCGACGTCACGTATGACGATGCCGTTCTGCGGATCAGCGCTCGTGACGACCTGGCCGGCCTCGCGGTCGAGACGACGGTCGAGGCGCTGACCGGAGGAGCGCTGCGGATCCGGCACCGCCTCACCAACGAGGGTGCTGCGGCATACGTGCTGGATGCCCTGGAGGTGAGCCTGCCGCTGCCGGACGATCACGTGGAGCTGCTCGATTTCACCGGTCGTCACGAGCGCGAGCGGTCTCCGCAGCGGCACCCGTTGGCCGACGGCGTGTGGCTGCGCGAATCCCGCACGGGTCGCGCCGGGTTGGACTCGCCGTCGATGATCGTCGCGGGCACCGCCGGCTTCGGATTCGGTCACGGTGACGTGATCGCGCTCGCGGTGGGAGCGGTCGGCAACGGCACCATGTCGGTCGCGCGCAGCGCCGCCGAGGCTGCGAGGATCAGCGGCGGAGAGCTGCTTCTGCCTGGCGAGATCGTGCTGAAGCAGGGCGAAAGTTATGAGACACCATGGGTTTTCGTGGTCGCGGCCGACGACGGTCTCGACGGCGCCGCGGCTGCTCTGCACCGCTGGCAGCGCTCACTGCCGGCGCACCCAGGCATCCAGCCGGTCACGCTCAACGTGTGGGAGGCCGTCTACTTCGACCACGACCTACCGCGACTGAAGGAGCTCGCGAACCGCGCGGCGCGTGTCGGTGTCGAACGCTTCGTGCTGGATGACGGGTGGTTCCACGCCCGGCGCGATGCCACTGCGGGCCTCGGGGACTGGTGGGTCGACCCGGACGTCTGGCCGCAGGGGCTGACACCGCTGATCGATCACGTGCACGCGCTGGGCATGCAATTCGGTCTGTGGTTTGAGCCCGAGATGGTCAACCCGGATTCAGACTACTTCCGGGCACACCCGGACTGGGTGCTGTCGGCCAAGGGCCGGCTGCCTGTGCTCAAGCGCAACCAGTTCGTCGCCGACCTGTCGAATCCGCAGGCATGGCAACACATTCACGACTCGATCGACGCGGTCCTGCAGACGTATGACGTGGACTACGTGAAGTGGGACCACAACCGCGAGCTGCTCGAAGCCGGGTCACCCGCACGTGACGGAGCACCTGTGGCCCATCGCCAGGCTGCGGCATACCTCGCGTTGTTGGACGCCCTTCGCCAGCGGCACTCCGGCATCGCCTGGGAGTCGTGCGCCAGTGGCGGTGGCCGCATCGATCTGGGCACCGTCGAACACGTGCAGCGCTTCTGGACCTCCGACATGACAGATGCACTGTCCCGACAGCAGATTCAGCGCTGGGCCGGTCAGTTGATCGCACCGGAGTACCTCGGCGCGCACATCTCCTCGCCCACCTCGCACCAGACCGGGCGTACCCTCAGCCTCGATTTCCGGGCAGCGACAGCGCTGTTCGGTTCCTTCGGTATCGAGTGGGATCTCACCCTGGCGAGCGAGGAAGATCTTGACCGGTTGGCATCCTGGTGCGCGATCTATCGCGAGCACCGCGAGCTGCTGCAGAGCGGCACTGCGGTGCGTCTGGACTGCGCCGAACCCACAGTCATTGCGCACGGTGTCGTCGGCGCGGACGGCCGCGACGCCATCATCGCCGTCGTCCAACTCGACGAGGCAGCCTCGAATCGCGGTGTCACGCTTCGGATTCCACGATTGCAGGACGAGCTTACCTACCGCGGTGAGTGGCTGGGGCCAGTCGATCTGAAGCCCGTCTCGCACACTGTCGGCTTGCCGGAGGGTGGGCCGTTCGCGGACGCCCAGGCAACCGGTGCGGCACTGAGCCAGGTGGGTGTGTGGCTGCCGCGTAGGCGCCCGGAGACCATCACCCTGCTGCGGCTGCGAGCCTGA